The following proteins are encoded in a genomic region of Alnus glutinosa chromosome 8, dhAlnGlut1.1, whole genome shotgun sequence:
- the LOC133875226 gene encoding protein EXECUTER 2, chloroplastic — MVVANAWGVGQAIPVPQLRPFFYCCSDFSSKKDKSNLNVFLGWGCSVQTKHAVYSNKSRKNSSLPCRCSNKIHYNNINSSLEWDWNRWNRHFSEIEQAESFASVLKFQLEDAIEKEDFQEAAKLKMAIAEATSKDTVAEIMSQLKHAIEEERYHDASRFCRYTGSGLVGWWVGYSKDSDDPFGRLIRITPGVGRFVGRSYSPRQLVTGAPGTPLFEIFVVKDNDKTYVMQVVYLQRAKGNSTNSSSPSKLTKDPSTSEGENGSIVDIQENEGKSERTEEKGTNIEGATEEGIKSVINFLKEKIPGLKVKVMNIDVSEEVIKDSDSVKQLMQEDNEKTGSTENSEDGVGNLDEIQPDEVTLGGDSDASEDEKDLDMKLFIGGVVHNNEDAPAKEEYVRLPAEIKDMERDSFVLHIPGRSLDHDAGESKVSRVKVAALAAQGVSELMPPDFAKAFWSADKVSSKVSRNVREIVKLAVRQAQKRSRLSEYTTFSRITTSRGDLDPFSGLYVGAFGPYGTEVVQLRRKFGHWNGGNDEDKPSDVEFFEYVEAVKLTGDLNVPAGQVTFRAKIGRGNRTSSRGMYPDELGVVASYKGQGRIAEFGFRNPRWVDGELLQLNGKGMGPYVKGADLGFLYVVPEQSFLVLFNRLKLPD, encoded by the exons atggTGGTGGCGAATGCATGGGGCGTGGGACAAGCAATCCCAGTGCCCCAGTTGAGGCCCTTCTTCTATTGTTGCTCGGATTTCTCATCTAAGAAAGACAAATCCAATCTGAACGTTTTTCTGGGTTGGGGCTGCTCTGTTCAGACCAAGCACGCCGTTTATTCCAATAAGAGCCGCAAGAACTCCAGCCTCCCTTGCCGTTGCTCCAATAAAATTCACTACAACAACATCAATTCGTCTTTGGAATGGGATTGGAACCGCTGGAACCGCCATTTCTCTGAGATTGAACAGGCCGAGAGCTTTGCCTCTGTTCTCAAG TTTCAACTTGAAGATGCAATTGAGAAGGAAGACTTTCAAGAAGCTGCAAAGTTGAAAATGGCTATTGCAGAAGCGACATCAAAGGACACTGTTGCTGAAATCATGTCTCAGCTGAAG CATGCGATTGAAGAAGAGCGTTACCATGATGCTTCAAGGTTTTGTAGGTACACAGGAAGTGGACTG GTAGGGTGGTGGGTGGGCTACTCTAAAGATTCAGATGATCCCTTCGGCAGATTAATACGCATAACTCCTGGTGTGGGCAGATTTGTTGGCAGGAGTTACAGTCCGAG ACAGTTGGTTACTGGAGCTCCTGGAACTCCATTGTTCGAAATATTTGTGGTAAAAGACAATGACAAGACATATGTCATGCAG GTGGTATACTTGCAACGAGCCAAAGGAAATTCTACAAATTCTAGTTCACCATCAAAACTCACAAAAGACCCTTCTACCTCCGAAGGTGAGAATGGATCTATAGTGGACATTCAGGAAAATGAAGGAAAGTCAGAGAGAACTGAGGAGAAGGGCACTAACATTGAGGGAGCGACTGAGGAGGGGATTAAAAGTGTGAtaaattttcttaaagaaaaaattccAGGATTGAAAGTTAAAGTCATGAATATTGATGTTAGCGAAGAAGTGATAAAGGATAGTGACTCTGTGAAGCAGTTGATGCAAGAAGACAATGAGAAGACAGGATCTACTGAGAATTCTGAAGATGGAGTTGGTAATTTGGATGAGATTCAGCCTGATGAGGTCACTCTAGGAGGAGATAGTGATGCTTCTGAAGATGAAAAGGATTTGGATATGAAGCTTTTTATTGGTGGGGTTGTACATAATAATGAGGATGCTCCTGCCAAGGAAGAGTATGTGCGTCTTCCTGCTGAAATTAAAGATATGGAGAGAGATTCTTTTGTGCTACATATACCTGGGAGAAGCCTAGATCATGATGCTGGAGAAAGTAAAGTGTCCAGGGTCAAAGTGGCAGCTCTAGCAGCTCAAGGTGTCTCTGAGCTTATGCCTCCTGATTTTGCGAAGGCTTTTTGGAGTGCTGACAAAGTTTCTTCAAAG GTTTCCAGAAATGTGCGTGAAATTGTCAAGCTTGCTGTTAGACAAGCACAGAAGCGCAGTAGATTATCTGAGTATACAACTTTTAGTCGGATTACCACTTCTAGAGGAGATTTAGATCCCTTCTCAG GCCTTTATGTTGGTGCATTTGGCCCTTATGGGACTGAGGTGGTACAATTGCGGCGTAAATTTGGCCACTGGAATGGTGGGAATGACGAAGACAAGCCTTCAGATGTGGAGTTTTTTGAATATGTAGAGGCAGTGAAGCTGACTGGGGATCTTAACGTTCCTGCCGGCCAG GTAACTTTTCGTGCTAAAATTGGGAGAGGAAATCGCACTTCCAGCCGTGGGATGTATCCAGATGAATTAGGAGTG GTTGCAAGTTACAAAGGTCAAGGAAGAATAGCAGAATTTGGGTTCAGAAATCCACGGTGGGTTGATGGAGAACTTCTCCAACTAAATGGCAAG GGCATGGGTCCATATGTCAAAGGCGCAGATCTTGGATTCCTATATGTTGTCCCTGAGCAGAGTTTTCTTGTGCTGTTCAACAGATTAAAGCTACCAGACTGA
- the LOC133875826 gene encoding E3 ubiquitin-protein ligase SIS3: MAMRGVDFKWYDGFFLSMLATSVVIVAINWKRYHSCTSPLHIWIVVDYTTVFVFRLLMFVDNGLAAGMGLDFGWQQRYARFCGRVVVLSILSLLLYPFLWAWTVIGTLWFRRAKDCLPEEGQKWGFLIWLLFSYCGLFCIACMSLGKWLTRRQAHLLRAQQGIPLSEYGVLVDMIRVPDWAFEAAGQETRGMGQDAAAYHPGLYLTTAQREAVEALIQELPKFRLKAVPTDCSECPICLEEFHVGNEVRGLPCAHNFHVECIDEWLRLNVKCPRCRCSVFPNLDLSALSNLRAETERTSASVVTTNRYVREPSSQSYLLRLQGLLRPVRTGNAGAADDADTSLETAENGGVAVVTRDPSSTEPVPSVGSMSVGQATQPQH, translated from the exons ATGGCCATGAGAGGCGTCGATTTCAAGTG GTACGACGGGTTCTTCTTGTCGATGCTGGCGACGAGTGT AGTAATCGTTGCGATCAATTGGAAGCGGTACCATTCTTGTACATCCCCGTTGCACATATGGATTGTG GTTGATTATACTACCGTATTTGTTTTTCGCCTTTTGATGTTCGTAGATAATGGACTTGCCGCTGGAATGGGTTT GGATTTTGGGTGGCAACAGAGGTATGCTCGTTTCTGTGGAAGAGTAGTGGTGCTTTCGATTCTGTCTTTGTTGCTGTATCCATTCCTTTGGGCTTGGACTGTAATTGGTACTCTCTGGTTCAGACGAGCAAAAGATTGT TTGCCTGAAGAAGGTCAGAAATGGGGTTTCCTGATTTGGTTGCTTTTTAGCTACTGTGGACTCTTTTGCATTGCTTGCATGTCATTGGGGAAG TGGTTGACACGAAGACAGGCACACTTACTACGTGCTCAACAGGGGATTCCTTTATCCGAATATGGG GTTCTGGTTGACATGATCCGTGTACCAGATTGGGCATTTGAAGCTGCTGGTCAGGAAACAAGAGGCATGGGCCAAGATGCTGCTGCATACCATCCTGGACTTTACTTGACTACTGCTCAG AGGGAAGCAGTTGAAGCACTCATTCAGGAACTTCCAAAGTTCAGGTTAAAGGCTGTTCCAACAGATTGCAGTGAATGTCCCATATGCTTAGAAGAGTTCCATGTAGGGAATGAg GTTCGTGGCCTGCCTTGTGCTCACAATTTCCATGTAGAGTGCATTGACGAGTGGCTTCGGCTGAATGTGAAATGTCCTAGGTGCCGTTGCTCAGTTTTCCCTAATCTTGATCTTAGTGCTTTATCTAATCTTCGCGCTGAGACTGAACGGACATCTGCCAGTGTGGTGACAACCAACAGATATGTAAGAGAACCTTCCAGCCAGAGCTATCTGTTGAGATTGCAGGGTCTGCTCCGTCCAGTGCGTACCGGTAATGCAGGGGCAGCTGATGATGCTGACACTTCGTTGGAAACTGCAGAGAATGGGGGTGTGGCAGTGGTGACTCGGGATCCATCAAGCACAGAGCCGGTTCCCTCAGTTGGAAGCATGTCTGTTGGTCAGGCCACCCAACCGCAACACTAG